AAACCAGGCTGAAACCTGTCAGCTGTTGCAACatgttccttccctccccaaatttTGCTCCAGTGGTGCTTGTTGggttctcctgcttggatgggtgGCCTGTAATATACACCTATGAtagtggagatgagcactgtggcTTAGAGTCAGACACAAGGAAATTTTTAGACTTAGACTAACTTTATTATCACTTTGAAGGTAGATTAATctgcacacattaaaatgaaattttgttgcatacagctctcaaagggtcgcagcctccaatatacactacagaaacatgacaaataaataaatatgtatgtacccacatatattatacaaCACAGAGAACCAACACAGTTACTgttagttcggatgtatacatgtccATGGGGAGAAAAACGAATCctgcgagtttaccagatggatggcatagggagcaaagctgttatagaatctggaagtcctgctagaaatgcttcgaaacctcctccctgaggggagcaacagaaacagaccgtgagGTGGGtgtgtggcagtggtgggtttcaaatatttttactaccagttctgtgggcgtggcttggtttggtgggcgtggcatggtgggcgtggcaggggaaggatactgtaaaatctccattccctccccaatccagaggaaggatactgcaaaatccccatttcctcctgatcagctgggattcagaaggcagagaatagaggggggcaaggccagtcagaatttttactaccggttctctgaactgctcaaaatttccgctaccggttctccagaactgggtcagaacctgctgaaacccacctctggtgtgtgggGTCCCTAAcagtgctttgagctctaagcacatagtgcttataagcagcatcctgaataacaggaagcgagcttcctataatcttctctgctgtccttaccactctctgaatggactttctatctgaggcactgctgccaccaaaccaaagagtgatgcagtttgttaaaacactctcaattgtgcctctgtaaaaagtggctatGGCAAATCTGTATAATCTGTCCTCAGCATTTTCTGATATATTTGAAAATAACAGTTTGCAATGCTAACAGTTTGTGATTTTCTGAAATCCAGAAGAGAATTTAAAGTTTGTGTAAATATTTGATCTCTTGGATCTCGCTAGTCTTCTATGGGTCAAATGAATCATAGTTAATGTTAGAGGTTAAAGTAGCATTTGggcatgtttgctttttcattAGAATGCATGCTTTTCTCTCTCACTGTTTTCACATGTTCTGCAGTGACTTTATAAACAACCATTAAACTGAGAGTTTATGTCCATTTTATAGACAAAGAGGATGCCAGGAAGAGAATTCCAGACAAGTGAGAGTCCAAACCAGCATTAAAAAAGAAGGCAAATGAAGCCAACAATGAAAGACTTTTCAGCCTCCtccagaaaactaaaaaaaattcttcatcaGAAGGTGACAGGCAAAAGAGAGAATAACAGGAAGAGAATTTTGAGCTggaaaaatctgtgaatgtagaATTCACTGCAGAAAAAGGTCAAGGGGGATAAttcagaaaaatggaaataatctgGAAATCATTGGGGAGGAAGAGGTCACTTGTATATTGGACAGGCAGTCATGCAAGCCTTGCCCTGTGAAGAAAGCACAGCTTGAATGAAAGCAACATCCAAGAagggattcaaaatatttttgactTTGAGAATCCAAAAATATCAATTTATGGGAAATGCAGAGATTGCAGACCACCCCTGATTATACATGAAGGGAACCACACTGAAGGAAAGCCACCCTCTGTCCTTAATATGGAACAAGCTTTAGGAAGCATGCTACCCTAGTGatacaaaaaaggcctgaaaTGGGGGAGAAATCATTTGCttgttctgattgtgggaaaactttCAGTCGGAATTCtcacctggtgacacaccagaggacacacacaggagaaaaacccttcgagtgtccagattgtgggaaaagcttcagtcagaattcccacttggtgacacaccagaggactcagaCAAGGGAGAAAGtgtatgagtgtccagattgtgggaaagatttcagtcacaattccaacctggtgatacatcagaggactcacacaggggagaaaccctatgaGTGTCCATATTGTGGGAAAGCTTTTAGTCATAATTCCAACCTAGTGAAACACctgaggactcacacaggggagaaaccgtatgagtgtccggattgtgggaaaggtttcagtcagaattctcaTCTTGTTAAACACCTGAGGACTCACACTCGGGAGAAAAGGTacaagtgtccagattgtgggaaatgtttcttcTGTAATTCCAACCTGATGATGCACCAGAGGACTCAtgcaggagagaaaccctatgaCTGTCCAGATTGCGGGaaaggtttcagtcagaattccagacTTGTTAAACACCTGAGGATTCACACTCGGGAGAAACGGTACAAGTGTCCAGATTGTGTGAAAAGTTTCACTCATAATTGTGACTTTGTGAAACACCTGAAGACTCAcagaggagagaaaccctttgaatgccctgattgtgggaaaactttcagtcataattccaagcttgtgaaacaccagaggactcacacaggggagaaaccgtataaGTGTCTGGATTGTGGAAAATGTTTCAGTTGGTATTCTGGCctagtgatacaccagaggactcacacaggggaaaaaccttttgaatgtcctgactgtgggaaaggtttcagtaCTAGAACTAATCTTATAAATCATGTAGGTttacacacaggggagaaacctttCAAATGCCCAGAGTGTGGAAAGTGCTTCACACATTATTCCTCTCTTACTGCACACAAGAAAATCCATATGAAGCACAAGGTGATGACTGTAGGGAAGGCTTGAATTCCATTTCTGAGTTGCCTTTAGAAGTGTGGCTGGGAAATTAATATTTAATCTCTGACCTTTTTGTGTTTAGCGAGCATGTCTCAGTATTAGGCatgagggaagagagaaaaggaatgaaATGGAAAAGGTTAGCTTGATCAAGGTTAACTACTTGTGTGTGGCTATCGGGAAAAGGCAGGGGATATTCCCTTTTGCAAAAATAGTgtcaaggtaaagattcccccgcacatgtgtgctagttgtttccggctctaggggcagtgctcatctctgtttctaagctgagGAGTCAgtgctgcccgaagacgtctctgtggtcatgtggccggcatgactaaacaccaaaggcgtatggaatgctgttaccttcccatcaaagtggtccctaattttctacttgcattttttacgtgctttcgaactgctaggttggcagaagcttgggaAAAGTAACCGGAGCGCACTCCGTTATGTGgtgttagggattcgaaccgctgaactgccgaccttctgattgacaagctcagcgtcttagccactgagccactgcgcccCATGTTAAAAATACCAGAATTGCTGTCAAAAGgcttttcagaattttttttttttttgcatactgAATAAGTGAGGTCATAGAAAAGCAACATACAGATTTTAAGAAACTCGCAGaagcttaaatatatatatatatattatatatatatatattagaagatAGGAGCACACTAATTTACTTAGTGATTGTAGCTTCCCAAATACGAGATGATGGGAGCAGAGAGTTCATCTTTTCCTAACGTTTTCAGAAATTCAGGGGAAGATGAATCCCTGTCCAGATTGTGAAGAGCCGAGCAAGAACAGTGACCCACAGAATGGAGAACATATGAGGGAGGTTTGGGGCAGTGACAAGCGTACAAAAATGTCACATGTAAAGGTACTTGGCCATGGTATTCAAATGATGTTGGAATATGGTAGAgaaaaatggcagtccagttttcTACCAATTCCTGCTGTGATCTCCTTTGCTTGGAGGTGCCTCTTGTTATTCTTTGAATGCTGATGGGTGATAGCAGTGGAAGTtgccagtttttttcctgaatttaGAAGACACCAAAGAATTCAAGGGTTCTCTGTATCAGTAACACAGCTCAGGTTATAATACAATGTGCCTGTGAACCTGAACCCACAGAAACAACAAAGCACATGCTTCTCCAGGGGCTTTATTAGACAGAAATTAGTATCGGGTTCATATCTCTAATACTGTATAAATACTCAGGCTGCACAGGACAATTCTACAGCTCCTTGCTGCTTTCAGAAAGTCGCTCTGGTACAAAATACAGTGTAATGTTGCCAGGTTCTGCAGAGTAGCACTTAAAAACTGGGCAGATGATGGATGACCTGTGCCATATAGTAGTCTTAAGGATCATCATACTGTGTTCACTGTGGAGTGATAGATTTAATCTGCCATGTGCTAAACTTTATGCACTCTACAGGAATTTCATGCTCCTCTCCGTGCTCTTAGTTCCATTTAGGCCTCTTGTTTTTATATATACTATGTCATTTATGTCTATTGCTTTTTTGTATAATTACTATTTTTACCCTATGGttactttctctcctttttaacTGAATATACCTCACATTCATTATGTTGGTCTTTAACTataataaactttttaaattttaaaataatccagttatatttaatttttgtccTATTTAATTCTCTGCTGTTATTTTTGGGCACATCTGTTGTCACATTTTTATGGTTTAGGCACTAAAAATGTTTGAAATGGCTCAAAAGCTTCTGGATCTTTGAGAGGACTATTCCATAATACGGACTACGATATTCTGAGTTCTTTGTAGAACAAAATGGAATATTAGCACAGAGAGAATGGAAGGGGAAAAGTTGGAAGAGTTTCATGGCTCCATTGCAAAGAGtatgtttctttttattcattCTGCGAAAATAGTCATTGGATGTCATTCCACGTAGACAAACTGAAAGAGATAGGAAGGGAATTGTGGAATTCCCAACAAGTAACACCCTTATAGAATAACAAGTAACTTAATGAAATCCCAGAAAACCTATGAACACCATATATAATTAACTCAAAAAATCAAGCAAAATTCAGCAACAGGCAATGTCATAGCCAGGGCCAAGCCA
This genomic window from Ahaetulla prasina isolate Xishuangbanna chromosome 2, ASM2864084v1, whole genome shotgun sequence contains:
- the LOC131192502 gene encoding zinc finger protein 572-like — protein: MGEKSFACSDCGKTFSRNSHLVTHQRTHTGEKPFECPDCGKSFSQNSHLVTHQRTQTREKVYECPDCGKDFSHNSNLVIHQRTHTGEKPYECPYCGKAFSHNSNLVKHLRTHTGEKPYECPDCGKGFSQNSHLVKHLRTHTREKRYKCPDCGKCFFCNSNLMMHQRTHAGEKPYDCPDCGKGFSQNSRLVKHLRIHTREKRYKCPDCVKSFTHNCDFVKHLKTHRGEKPFECPDCGKTFSHNSKLVKHQRTHTGEKPYKCLDCGKCFSWYSGLVIHQRTHTGEKPFECPDCGKGFSTRTNLINHVGLHTGEKPFKCPECGKCFTHYSSLTAHKKIHMKHKVMTVGKA